A single region of the Stenotrophomonas sp. Marseille-Q4652 genome encodes:
- the mtgA gene encoding monofunctional biosynthetic peptidoglycan transglycosylase has protein sequence MGAEAGKDKVEAGARRARPRRRRLWKLLLLAPFLLVALSIVQVALLRFIDPPFSTVMAARQLEQWGSGNWDYRIHYQWRDLEQMTPSLPISLVAAEDQQFPHHRGFDVEAIRKARSHNAEGGRLRGASTISQQVAKNLFLWQGRSWVRKGLEAWYTVLIETVWPKSRILEVYANIAEFGDGVYGAQAAARKFWGKDAAHLSAGDSARLAAVLPSPRRYNARNPGPYVQRRAAWIQRQARQLGGHAYLGQGR, from the coding sequence ATGGGGGCGGAAGCTGGGAAGGACAAGGTGGAGGCCGGCGCCCGGCGGGCGCGTCCGCGCAGGCGTCGCCTGTGGAAGCTGCTGTTGCTTGCGCCGTTCCTGCTGGTGGCCCTGTCCATCGTGCAGGTGGCGCTGCTGCGCTTCATCGATCCGCCGTTCTCCACGGTGATGGCGGCGCGGCAGCTGGAGCAGTGGGGCAGCGGCAACTGGGATTACCGCATCCATTACCAGTGGCGTGATCTGGAACAGATGACTCCGAGCCTGCCGATCTCGTTGGTGGCGGCCGAGGATCAGCAGTTCCCGCACCATCGAGGCTTCGACGTGGAGGCCATCCGCAAGGCGCGCAGCCACAACGCCGAAGGCGGTCGCCTGCGCGGGGCCAGCACGATCAGCCAGCAGGTGGCCAAGAACCTGTTTCTCTGGCAGGGCCGCAGCTGGGTGCGCAAGGGCCTGGAAGCCTGGTACACGGTGCTGATCGAAACGGTCTGGCCCAAGTCCCGGATCCTGGAGGTGTACGCCAATATCGCCGAGTTCGGTGACGGGGTGTACGGCGCCCAGGCTGCCGCGCGGAAGTTCTGGGGCAAGGATGCGGCGCATCTCAGCGCTGGTGACAGCGCGCGCCTGGCCGCGGTGCTTCCTTCGCCGCGACGTTACAACGCACGCAACCCCGGCCCCTACGTGCAGCGGCGTGCTGCATGGATCCAGCGCCAGGCGCGGCAACTGGGCGGGCATGCCTACCTGGGACAGGGGCGCTGA
- a CDS encoding TetR/AcrR family transcriptional regulator — translation MNESSASSGEARGGRNSRLSAEDWAQAALDLIAEQGVGAVAVEPLARRLGVTKGSFYWHFPSRDALLQAALERWELFEQENVFGSLEDVADPRARLRALFQLVAHEVTPHVIYSELLKALDHPMVRPVIDRVSQRRLEYLVASFRQAGLSSTDARHRARLAYAAYVGFLQLSLQLQQPKQAREDFEAYVEHVIETLIPG, via the coding sequence ATGAACGAATCTTCTGCGTCATCGGGGGAGGCGCGAGGCGGCCGCAACAGCCGACTCAGTGCCGAAGACTGGGCCCAGGCGGCTCTGGATCTCATTGCCGAGCAGGGCGTGGGCGCGGTCGCGGTCGAACCGCTGGCCCGACGCCTCGGCGTGACCAAGGGCAGCTTCTATTGGCACTTCCCGTCGCGGGACGCGCTGCTGCAGGCAGCACTTGAGCGCTGGGAACTGTTCGAACAGGAAAACGTGTTTGGCAGCCTGGAAGATGTGGCTGATCCTCGTGCACGCCTGCGCGCGCTGTTCCAGCTGGTTGCCCACGAAGTCACGCCGCACGTCATCTACAGCGAACTGCTCAAGGCGCTGGATCACCCGATGGTGCGCCCGGTGATCGACCGCGTTTCGCAACGTCGACTTGAATACTTGGTCGCCTCGTTCCGCCAGGCCGGCCTGAGTTCCACCGACGCCCGCCATCGCGCGCGCCTGGCCTACGCCGCTTACGTCGGCTTCCTGCAACTGTCGCTGCAGCTGCAGCAGCCCAAGCAGGCCCGCGAGGACTTCGAGGCCTACGTCGAGCACGTCATCGAGACCCTGATCCCGGGCTGA
- a CDS encoding hemolysin III family protein, with amino-acid sequence MEPVANLREEIANALTHGLAAAAALAGSAVLITLATIYGDGWQLASAIVFGVTLLLLYTASTLYHAIQHPVSKGRLKVFDHCAIYLLIAGTYTPFTLVGLRGTWGWGLFAAIWTLAFAGVVFKLFYTGRFKKLSTAIYIAMGWLVIVAIKPMWNSLDGWTLGWLFAGGAFYTLGTIFYHRESVPYSHAIWHAFVIAGSVCHFVSVTSQIL; translated from the coding sequence ATGGAACCGGTCGCGAATCTCCGCGAAGAAATCGCCAACGCCCTGACCCACGGCCTGGCCGCCGCCGCTGCACTGGCCGGCAGCGCCGTCCTGATCACCCTCGCCACTATCTATGGCGATGGCTGGCAACTGGCCAGCGCAATCGTCTTCGGCGTCACCCTGCTGCTGCTGTACACCGCCTCCACCCTCTACCACGCCATCCAGCACCCGGTCTCGAAGGGACGGCTGAAGGTGTTCGACCACTGCGCGATCTACCTGCTGATCGCCGGCACCTATACCCCGTTCACCCTGGTCGGGCTGCGCGGCACCTGGGGTTGGGGCCTGTTCGCGGCGATCTGGACCCTTGCCTTTGCCGGCGTGGTGTTCAAGCTGTTCTACACCGGCCGATTCAAGAAGCTCTCCACGGCCATCTACATCGCCATGGGCTGGCTGGTGATAGTGGCGATCAAGCCCATGTGGAATTCGCTGGACGGCTGGACCCTGGGCTGGCTGTTTGCCGGCGGCGCGTTCTACACGCTGGGCACCATCTTCTATCACCGTGAATCGGTGCCTTACTCCCACGCCATCTGGCATGCCTTCGTGATCGCCGGCAGCGTCTGCCATTTCGTCTCGGTCACCTCGCAGATCCTCTGA
- a CDS encoding TonB-dependent receptor, whose protein sequence is MNCKTSKLREAIVFALVAGAGAAAPAFAQDTGSGATTLDRIEVTGSRIRSADIENQQPVLTLSRESLEQQGFTSVADVLQNLTSAGSPAIARSEVLASGENVGGYYVDLRNLGATRTLVLMNGKRLGATTSGLQDLSQIPMSAIERIEILKDGASSIYGSDAIAGVVNVITRKRFDGAEAQVYFGQYGEGDGDTEQYSITIGADGERGGVTLSAEYYNQDAVWAKDRWYAKDGNAGPDYPGSGWSAVSQNGSWSGPCGPGGATTFCTLRPGGNPANLADYVPHTADYNANSNEQMMAATAIERKSIYVNANYDLTDKVTFNADILYNQRNTLQQVAGYPYQSAAFDTPLSADSVFNPIGSDITFRRRLWEVPRTTDSKLDTVRFVPNLSGYFEVGERTFDWSVGALYNRNQIAKTGHGDMSLIASRQALGESFIDANGVARCGTAADPIDGCYAWNPLLPYGVAGPGSLADPDVQNFLFPYYTDTGVTKTTSYTADLSGSIVTLPAGELGFAVGVEHREETGRFVPDAFSQSGEYTGLPATTTAGSYELDEVYLELNVPILADVAGAKELTINAATRYSDYNNFGDTLNSKFGLVWRPTENLLVRGTWAEGFRAPSIANLYGGTGGSFEYYTDPCSVGVPGSVAGSAACTAAGVPANYVQLGQGLVPCTGWPCQTPDQFFNGSNPNLLPEKSESTTVGIVWSPQWVDGLDLNLDWYHYEIEDMIIEDSVDRILADCYVRGDASRCAVGQINRAADGHITSMFYGLANLGKMETEGFDFGVKYRLPEYSFGQFSIDWQNTYVVKYDQSGQDPDGNDIMIGRVGDAGFFRTRSNLGINWSLGDFSVNWTSRYYSGMKESCIAARPCTDPDRYANGVTDPVRRVGSNTFHDLQVSWKAPWNATVAVGANNVFDHRGPIMFTAPNSQFPYYGGFDIGQFVYMKYTQKF, encoded by the coding sequence ATGAATTGCAAGACCAGCAAGCTGCGTGAAGCCATTGTGTTCGCGCTTGTCGCGGGCGCCGGCGCCGCCGCACCCGCTTTTGCACAGGACACCGGCAGCGGTGCCACCACCCTGGACCGCATCGAGGTCACCGGTTCGCGCATTCGCAGCGCGGACATCGAAAACCAGCAGCCGGTTCTCACGCTGAGCCGTGAAAGCCTCGAGCAGCAGGGCTTTACCTCCGTGGCCGACGTCCTGCAGAACCTGACCTCGGCCGGCTCCCCGGCGATCGCCCGTTCCGAAGTGCTGGCCTCCGGCGAGAACGTCGGCGGTTACTACGTCGACCTGCGCAACCTGGGCGCCACCCGCACCCTGGTGCTGATGAACGGCAAGCGCCTGGGCGCCACCACCTCTGGCCTGCAGGATCTGAGCCAGATCCCGATGTCGGCCATCGAGCGCATCGAGATCCTGAAGGATGGTGCATCCTCGATCTACGGCTCCGACGCCATCGCCGGCGTGGTCAACGTGATCACCCGCAAGCGCTTCGACGGTGCTGAAGCCCAGGTCTACTTCGGCCAGTACGGCGAGGGCGACGGTGACACCGAGCAGTACTCGATCACCATTGGTGCCGATGGTGAGCGCGGCGGCGTGACCCTGAGCGCCGAGTACTACAACCAGGATGCAGTGTGGGCCAAGGATCGCTGGTACGCGAAGGACGGCAACGCCGGTCCGGACTACCCGGGTTCGGGCTGGAGCGCGGTGAGCCAGAACGGCAGCTGGTCCGGTCCGTGCGGACCGGGCGGCGCCACTACCTTCTGCACCCTGCGTCCGGGCGGCAATCCGGCCAATCTCGCGGACTACGTGCCGCACACCGCCGATTACAACGCCAACTCCAACGAGCAGATGATGGCGGCCACCGCCATCGAGCGTAAGTCGATCTACGTCAACGCCAACTACGACCTGACCGACAAGGTCACGTTCAACGCGGACATCCTGTACAACCAGCGCAACACGCTGCAGCAGGTGGCCGGCTATCCGTACCAGTCCGCTGCGTTCGACACCCCGTTGTCCGCTGACAGCGTGTTCAACCCGATCGGCTCGGACATCACCTTCCGCCGCCGCCTGTGGGAAGTGCCGCGCACCACCGACAGCAAGCTGGACACTGTCCGCTTCGTCCCGAACCTGAGCGGCTACTTCGAAGTCGGCGAGCGCACCTTCGACTGGAGCGTGGGCGCGCTGTACAACCGCAACCAGATCGCCAAGACCGGTCACGGCGACATGAGCCTGATCGCTTCGCGTCAGGCACTGGGTGAGTCGTTCATCGACGCCAATGGCGTGGCGCGCTGCGGCACCGCCGCCGACCCGATCGACGGCTGCTACGCCTGGAATCCGCTGCTGCCGTACGGCGTGGCTGGCCCGGGCTCGCTGGCTGATCCGGACGTCCAGAACTTCCTGTTCCCGTACTACACCGACACCGGCGTCACCAAGACCACCAGCTACACCGCTGACCTGTCGGGTTCGATCGTGACCCTGCCGGCCGGCGAACTGGGCTTTGCAGTGGGCGTGGAACACCGCGAGGAAACCGGCCGCTTCGTGCCGGACGCCTTCTCGCAGTCGGGTGAGTACACCGGCCTGCCGGCGACCACCACCGCAGGCTCCTATGAGCTGGATGAAGTCTATCTGGAGTTGAATGTTCCGATCCTGGCCGATGTGGCAGGCGCCAAGGAACTGACCATCAACGCCGCCACCCGTTACTCGGACTACAACAACTTCGGCGACACGCTGAACTCCAAGTTTGGCCTGGTGTGGCGTCCGACCGAGAACCTGCTGGTCCGCGGCACCTGGGCTGAAGGCTTCCGCGCTCCGTCCATCGCCAACCTCTACGGCGGCACCGGCGGCAGCTTCGAGTACTACACCGATCCGTGCTCGGTCGGCGTCCCGGGCTCGGTGGCTGGCAGCGCTGCCTGTACTGCTGCCGGCGTCCCGGCCAACTACGTGCAGCTGGGCCAGGGCCTGGTGCCCTGCACCGGCTGGCCGTGCCAGACCCCGGACCAGTTCTTCAATGGTTCCAACCCGAACCTGCTGCCGGAGAAGTCCGAAAGCACCACGGTTGGCATCGTGTGGAGCCCGCAGTGGGTCGACGGCCTGGACCTGAACCTCGATTGGTACCACTACGAAATCGAGGACATGATCATCGAGGACAGCGTTGATCGCATCCTGGCTGACTGCTACGTCCGCGGCGACGCGTCGCGTTGCGCAGTGGGTCAGATCAACCGCGCTGCCGACGGCCACATCACCAGCATGTTCTATGGCCTGGCCAACCTCGGCAAGATGGAAACCGAAGGCTTCGACTTCGGCGTCAAGTATCGCCTGCCGGAGTACTCGTTCGGCCAGTTCTCCATCGACTGGCAGAACACCTACGTCGTCAAGTACGACCAGTCCGGCCAGGACCCCGACGGCAACGACATCATGATTGGCCGCGTGGGTGATGCAGGCTTCTTCCGCACCCGCTCCAACCTGGGCATCAACTGGTCGCTGGGCGATTTCTCGGTGAACTGGACCTCGCGTTACTACTCCGGCATGAAGGAGTCGTGCATCGCGGCCCGTCCGTGTACCGATCCTGACCGTTACGCCAACGGCGTGACCGATCCGGTCCGCCGCGTCGGCAGCAACACCTTCCACGACCTGCAGGTCAGCTGGAAGGCACCGTGGAACGCGACCGTTGCGGTCGGTGCCAACAACGTGTTCGACCACAGGGGTCCGATCATGTTCACCGCCCCGAACTCGCAGTTCCCGTACTACGGTGGCTTCGACATCGGTCAGTTCGTCTACATGAAGTACACCCAGAAGTTCTGA
- a CDS encoding acyl-CoA dehydrogenase, protein MSIIVPFIAIVLAGAFVAHHRMRLVAWTLISAALLAACWFAPINQTATLVAAIIVAVISIPVLLPFLRKPLISAPFMSFFRKVLPPLSQTERIALETGSVGFEGQLFTGDPDWNILLNYPKPQLTAEEQAFLDGPVEELCRMTNDFQITHVHADLPPEMWEFIKKNKFFGMIIPKEYGGLGFSALAHHKVIQKLASISSVVSSTVGVPNSLGPGELLNHYGTQEQKDYYLPRLAVGQEVPCFGLTGPFAGSDATSIPDYGIVCKGMWKGEEVLGLKLTFDKRYITLAPVATLIGLAFRMYDPDKLLGDVEDIGITLALLPRDTDGVQIGRRHFPLNSTFQNGPIRGKDVFIPLSQIIGGPDKRGLGWNMLNECLAVGRSITLPSTGSGGAKAGAVVTGAYARIRKQFGLSVGRFEGVEEALARIGGKAYKISALAQATAAAVDRGDVPSVPSAIAKYHCTSMAREVISDVMDIVGGKGIILGPRNFAGRAWQASPIGITVEGANIMTRSLLIFGQGAILCHPWVLKEMKAAQEPDRKVGLRDFDASLFGHIRFGISNAVRSFWFGLTGSRFGAAPGDAYTRRYFRKLDRYSANLALMADISMMTLGGKLKFKEGLSGRLGDVLSHIYMTSAMVKRYHDEGAPVAEQPLLAWAFHDSVHKIEESLSGALRNFPIRPIGWLMWALIFPLGRRAEAPGDRLGHRVASLLMSANPARDSLARGVFLTPCENNPGGRIASYLEKAIAAEPVERKLLKALKTGQVKALDFPAQLDAAVAANVITADERKQLEELRAIIMDTISVDDFDPHELRAASYYDLPGHQRSQQAA, encoded by the coding sequence ATGAGCATCATCGTTCCCTTCATCGCCATCGTGTTGGCGGGCGCATTCGTCGCCCACCACCGCATGCGCCTCGTGGCATGGACGCTTATCAGCGCCGCGCTGCTGGCGGCCTGCTGGTTCGCGCCGATCAACCAGACCGCCACCCTGGTAGCCGCGATCATCGTCGCGGTGATCAGCATCCCGGTGCTGCTGCCGTTCCTGCGCAAGCCGCTGATCAGCGCCCCTTTCATGTCGTTCTTCCGCAAGGTGCTGCCGCCGTTGTCGCAGACCGAGCGCATCGCGCTGGAAACCGGCTCGGTGGGTTTCGAAGGCCAGCTGTTCACCGGTGACCCGGACTGGAACATCCTGCTGAACTATCCCAAGCCGCAGCTCACCGCCGAGGAACAGGCCTTCCTCGATGGCCCGGTGGAAGAGCTGTGCCGGATGACCAACGACTTCCAGATCACCCACGTGCACGCGGACCTGCCGCCGGAAATGTGGGAGTTCATCAAGAAGAACAAGTTCTTCGGCATGATCATCCCGAAGGAGTACGGCGGTCTGGGCTTCTCGGCGCTTGCCCACCACAAGGTGATCCAGAAGCTGGCCTCGATCTCCTCGGTGGTGTCCTCCACTGTCGGTGTGCCCAACTCGCTTGGCCCGGGTGAACTGCTCAACCACTACGGCACCCAGGAACAGAAGGACTACTACCTGCCGCGCCTGGCCGTCGGCCAGGAAGTGCCCTGCTTCGGCCTGACCGGCCCGTTCGCCGGCTCGGACGCCACCTCGATCCCGGACTACGGCATCGTCTGCAAGGGCATGTGGAAGGGCGAGGAAGTGCTCGGCCTGAAGCTGACCTTCGACAAGCGCTACATCACCCTGGCCCCGGTCGCCACGCTGATCGGCCTGGCCTTCCGCATGTACGACCCCGACAAACTGCTGGGCGACGTCGAGGACATCGGCATCACCCTGGCACTGCTGCCGCGTGACACCGACGGCGTGCAGATCGGCCGCCGCCACTTCCCGCTGAACTCGACCTTCCAGAACGGCCCGATCCGCGGCAAGGATGTCTTCATCCCGCTGAGCCAGATCATCGGTGGCCCGGACAAGCGCGGCCTCGGCTGGAACATGCTCAACGAGTGCCTGGCCGTGGGCCGCTCGATCACCCTGCCGTCCACCGGTTCCGGTGGCGCCAAGGCCGGTGCGGTGGTGACCGGTGCCTACGCGCGCATCCGCAAGCAGTTCGGCCTGTCGGTCGGCCGCTTCGAGGGCGTGGAGGAAGCACTGGCCCGCATCGGCGGCAAGGCCTACAAGATCAGCGCGTTGGCCCAGGCCACTGCCGCTGCGGTTGACCGTGGCGACGTGCCGTCGGTGCCGTCGGCCATTGCCAAGTACCACTGCACCAGCATGGCCCGCGAAGTGATCTCCGACGTGATGGACATCGTCGGCGGCAAGGGCATCATCCTGGGGCCGCGCAACTTCGCCGGCCGCGCCTGGCAGGCCAGCCCGATCGGCATCACCGTCGAAGGCGCCAACATCATGACCCGCTCGCTGCTGATCTTCGGCCAGGGCGCGATCCTGTGCCATCCGTGGGTACTGAAGGAAATGAAGGCCGCCCAGGAGCCGGACCGCAAGGTCGGCCTGCGTGACTTCGACGCCAGCCTGTTCGGCCACATCCGCTTCGGCATTTCCAACGCCGTGCGCTCGTTCTGGTTCGGCCTGACTGGCTCGCGCTTCGGCGCCGCCCCGGGCGATGCCTATACCCGCCGTTACTTCCGCAAGCTGGACCGTTACTCGGCCAATCTGGCGCTGATGGCCGACATCTCGATGATGACCCTCGGCGGCAAGCTGAAGTTCAAGGAAGGCCTGTCCGGTCGCCTCGGCGACGTGCTCAGCCACATCTACATGACCAGCGCGATGGTCAAGCGCTACCACGACGAAGGCGCACCGGTGGCCGAACAGCCGCTGCTGGCCTGGGCTTTCCATGACAGCGTGCACAAGATCGAGGAATCGCTGTCCGGTGCGCTGCGCAACTTCCCGATCCGTCCAATCGGCTGGCTGATGTGGGCGCTGATCTTCCCGCTCGGCCGTCGCGCCGAAGCCCCGGGCGACCGCCTGGGCCATCGCGTCGCCTCGCTGCTGATGTCGGCCAACCCGGCCCGTGACAGCCTGGCCCGTGGCGTGTTCCTGACCCCGTGCGAGAACAACCCGGGCGGCCGCATCGCCAGCTACCTGGAGAAGGCCATCGCTGCCGAGCCGGTGGAGCGCAAGCTGCTCAAGGCGCTCAAGACCGGCCAGGTCAAGGCGCTGGACTTCCCGGCCCAGCTCGACGCCGCCGTCGCCGCGAACGTCATTACCGCCGACGAGCGCAAGCAGCTCGAAGAGCTGCGCGCGATCATCATGGACACCATCAGTGTCGATGACTTCGATCCGCACGAACTGCGCGCGGCCAGCTATTACGACCTGCCGGGCCACCAGCGCTCGCAGCAGGCGGCGTGA
- a CDS encoding CBS domain-containing protein — MQTVRDLLRAKGPEVHAVSPDAAVIDALRLMAQKGIGAVLVMEGRQLIGILSERDYARKVVLHERSSAATPVTEIMTPEVVAVPPEAGVKACLQILTDHRIRHLPVMEDGQVVGVVSIGDLVKAVIDEQRRELDQLQHYIVSG; from the coding sequence ATGCAGACCGTTCGGGATTTGTTGCGGGCCAAGGGCCCTGAGGTCCACGCTGTTTCCCCGGATGCCGCAGTGATCGACGCGCTCCGGCTGATGGCCCAGAAGGGCATCGGTGCTGTGCTGGTGATGGAAGGCCGGCAGTTGATCGGCATCCTGTCCGAACGCGATTACGCACGGAAGGTGGTGCTGCACGAGCGCTCATCGGCGGCCACGCCCGTCACCGAGATCATGACCCCGGAAGTGGTCGCAGTGCCGCCCGAGGCCGGGGTCAAGGCCTGCCTGCAGATCCTGACCGACCACCGCATCCGCCACCTGCCGGTGATGGAGGACGGACAGGTCGTGGGCGTGGTCTCGATCGGCGACCTGGTCAAGGCGGTGATCGACGAGCAGCGCCGCGAGCTGGACCAGCTGCAGCACTACATCGTTTCCGGCTGA
- a CDS encoding glycosyltransferase family 2 protein: protein MKRHILTNDRDAACDTLTVVVAAHDEAHALPLVHPRIRAALDAVPGLDGRVLYVDDGSHDGTWEVMQQLAGEDPRVALLRLSRNFGKEAALTAGLDFVEEGAALILDADGQDPPELIPRFVELWRQGHDDVYGTRLARDGESWLKRVTASLFYRVIGRLSKTPIPADTGDFRLLSPRALAALRQLRERHRFMKGLFGWVGFRRVALPYHRGPRVAGASKFGLWRLWNFALEGITSFSSAPLRVATYLGLLTAGLSFGFALWVVGKAALYGDRVAGWPTMMTVILFLGGVQLIALGLIGEYLGRLYEEAKQRPLYLVDTWRAPAVADSAGPTGTGGDRHHADRSGFVAGQGP, encoded by the coding sequence ATGAAGCGGCACATCCTCACCAACGACCGCGATGCCGCCTGCGACACGCTCACGGTAGTCGTAGCCGCACATGACGAGGCCCACGCGCTGCCGCTGGTGCACCCGCGTATCCGCGCCGCACTCGACGCGGTGCCCGGCCTGGACGGAAGGGTGCTGTATGTCGATGACGGCAGCCATGACGGCACCTGGGAGGTCATGCAGCAGTTGGCGGGCGAGGATCCGCGGGTCGCGCTGCTGCGCCTGTCGCGCAACTTCGGCAAGGAAGCGGCGCTGACGGCGGGCCTGGACTTCGTGGAGGAAGGCGCGGCGCTGATCCTTGATGCCGATGGCCAGGATCCGCCGGAACTGATCCCGCGCTTCGTGGAGCTGTGGCGACAGGGTCATGACGATGTCTACGGCACCCGCCTGGCGCGCGATGGGGAAAGCTGGCTCAAGCGCGTCACCGCGTCGCTGTTCTACCGCGTGATCGGGCGCCTGTCGAAGACGCCGATCCCCGCCGACACCGGTGATTTCCGGCTGCTGTCGCCGCGCGCGCTGGCCGCACTGCGGCAGTTGCGCGAGCGCCACCGTTTCATGAAAGGCCTGTTCGGCTGGGTGGGTTTCCGCCGCGTGGCACTGCCTTACCACCGCGGGCCACGCGTGGCCGGGGCGAGCAAGTTCGGGCTGTGGCGGCTGTGGAATTTCGCACTGGAAGGCATCACCAGTTTCTCCAGTGCACCGCTGCGCGTGGCCACCTACCTGGGATTGCTGACCGCAGGCCTGTCCTTCGGCTTTGCCCTGTGGGTGGTGGGCAAGGCCGCGCTGTACGGCGACCGCGTCGCCGGCTGGCCGACGATGATGACGGTGATCCTGTTCCTGGGCGGCGTGCAGCTGATCGCGCTCGGCCTGATCGGTGAGTACCTGGGCCGGCTGTACGAGGAAGCCAAGCAGCGCCCGCTCTACCTGGTTGACACCTGGCGCGCGCCGGCCGTGGCAGACTCGGCCGGTCCAACCGGGACCGGAGGAGATCGGCACCATGCAGACCGTTCGGGATTTGTTGCGGGCCAAGGGCCCTGA
- a CDS encoding Hsp33 family molecular chaperone HslO, which translates to MTDHHDQLVRFLLPEAGVRGVHVHLNQTWQEILSHASYPPQARRLLGESCAASALFTGHTKVDGRLSIQLRSNTALRTLFAECTAAGTLRGIAQLQEGEDAPDELGKLGEDALLAITIENPGLDPREPQRYQSLVSLNAASLDEAFEDYFRQSEQLPTRLLLTADGEQASGLLLQKLPGDTGDMDGWTRVGALFDTLGAQELLELPADQLLHRLFHEEGPELLGSKPLEFGCSCSHERVSAMLQSLGEEEARAAAEATGKVEVRCEFCGREYHFPLTEFDVLFADAPTTQSSAPDRLQ; encoded by the coding sequence ATGACCGACCATCACGACCAGCTCGTCCGTTTCCTGCTTCCCGAAGCCGGTGTGCGCGGCGTCCACGTCCACCTCAACCAGACCTGGCAGGAGATCCTGTCCCACGCCAGCTACCCGCCCCAGGCCCGGCGCCTGCTCGGCGAGTCCTGCGCCGCCTCGGCGCTGTTCACCGGCCACACCAAGGTCGATGGCCGGCTGTCGATCCAGCTGCGCAGCAACACGGCCCTGCGCACCCTGTTCGCCGAATGCACCGCGGCTGGCACCCTGCGCGGCATCGCGCAGCTGCAGGAAGGCGAGGACGCCCCGGATGAGCTCGGCAAGCTGGGCGAGGACGCATTGCTGGCGATCACCATTGAAAACCCCGGCCTGGATCCGCGCGAACCGCAGCGCTACCAGAGCCTGGTGAGCCTCAATGCCGCGTCACTGGACGAGGCGTTCGAGGACTATTTCCGCCAGTCCGAGCAACTGCCGACCCGCCTGCTGCTCACCGCCGATGGCGAACAGGCCAGTGGTCTGCTGCTGCAGAAGCTGCCCGGCGACACGGGTGACATGGATGGCTGGACCCGGGTCGGCGCACTGTTCGACACGCTGGGTGCGCAGGAGCTGCTCGAGCTCCCCGCCGACCAGCTGCTGCACCGCCTGTTCCACGAGGAAGGCCCGGAACTGCTGGGCAGCAAGCCGCTGGAGTTCGGCTGCTCGTGCTCCCACGAACGGGTCAGCGCGATGCTGCAGTCGCTGGGCGAGGAGGAGGCCCGCGCGGCCGCCGAAGCCACCGGCAAGGTCGAGGTCCGTTGCGAATTCTGCGGGCGGGAATATCACTTCCCGTTGACTGAATTCGACGTACTGTTCGCCGACGCGCCGACGACCCAGTCCAGCGCGCCGGACCGCCTGCAGTAA
- a CDS encoding alpha/beta hydrolase, whose amino-acid sequence MVNSATTIVVPDELRLEGAQDLSLAATRTPGTRRPVLFAHGFGQTRGAWTGTISALSASGYPTVSYDARGHGESDWNAPELRYTPEQFADDVIVVAGEMPHPPVLVAASMGGLFGLVAESRWPGLFSAMVLVDITPRWETRGVERILAFMTAHPRGFASLAEAADAVAAYLPHRPRKSEDSLRALLRPTADGRWTWHWDPRLVDELARDAEQHQDALADAARKVQCPVLLVSGGRSDLVSPQTVNEFLSLVPHATHVHLPDATHMVAGDDNDAFTATVLHYLDALPTVSAVAPSATIEHVTGASQ is encoded by the coding sequence ATGGTCAATTCCGCCACCACCATTGTCGTGCCCGATGAACTTCGTCTCGAAGGTGCGCAGGACCTGTCGCTGGCCGCCACACGCACTCCAGGCACCCGTCGGCCCGTGCTGTTCGCCCATGGTTTCGGCCAGACCCGCGGCGCATGGACCGGCACCATCTCCGCGCTCTCGGCCAGCGGCTATCCGACCGTGAGTTATGACGCGCGCGGCCACGGCGAATCGGACTGGAATGCACCGGAACTGAGGTACACCCCGGAGCAGTTCGCTGATGACGTGATCGTGGTCGCCGGTGAGATGCCGCATCCACCGGTGCTGGTCGCCGCGTCCATGGGCGGGTTGTTCGGCCTGGTGGCCGAGTCGCGTTGGCCGGGCCTGTTCTCAGCGATGGTGCTGGTCGACATCACCCCGCGCTGGGAAACCCGTGGCGTGGAGCGCATCCTGGCCTTCATGACCGCCCACCCGCGCGGCTTTGCCTCGCTCGCCGAAGCAGCAGACGCGGTTGCCGCCTACCTGCCGCACCGCCCGCGCAAGAGCGAGGACTCACTGCGTGCGCTGTTGCGGCCCACCGCCGACGGTCGCTGGACCTGGCACTGGGATCCGCGTCTGGTCGACGAGCTGGCCCGCGATGCCGAGCAGCACCAGGACGCTCTGGCCGATGCCGCGCGCAAGGTACAGTGCCCCGTATTGCTGGTCAGCGGGGGGCGCAGCGACCTGGTCTCGCCGCAGACCGTCAACGAATTCCTGTCACTGGTGCCGCATGCCACGCATGTGCACCTGCCGGACGCCACGCACATGGTGGCCGGCGATGACAACGACGCTTTTACCGCCACTGTGTTGCATTACCTGGACGCCCTGCCGACGGTTTCGGCCGTTGCACCGTCCGCCACCATCGAGCACGTTACCGGAGCAAGCCAATGA